The following DNA comes from Candidatus Cloacimonadota bacterium.
TATGATATGGCAATGATTTATTTATTTAAATATCATTTTGCAAATAGAACTAAATGTCTAGAAAAATATAAACAAAGCAGAGAATACAACAATAAAAGAAAGAACAGATTGCATTAAAAGATATAATCGTAAATGAAATATTTTGGATGAATTTGAGCTACAAATGGAAAAAAATTTTTGCCAAAAACCTTTATAGAAATGAGATTACAAAAGATAGATTCAAAACAAAAGGTTATAAATTTATTTTATAAATCCTGATATTTTGCGTAAACACAAATTTAAAGGGAAAACAAATTTGAAAACAATTGAACCACACAGATTAATGGAATTGATAAAAACTGATTTAAATATATATAAGGCGAGTAGTATTAGTGAAATACAAAAAAGAATTGGTAAGGAGATAAGTTTACAAAAAATTAAAGGGCAGTTAAACATACTTGTTAAAAAAGGTATTATTAGCAAAAAAGGAAAAAAATAGGAACTAAGTATTCTATTAAAAAGTGAGAGAAAAACACAATTAATTTAATAAAAACCATAAAATATATAATTTAGAATATGTAACTTGTATTCATAGCGTTAGTTAGTCCAAAGAGAAAAAATATTAATCCGATGAAAAATATTTGTTGTAGAGTTCAACACTTTCAGTGTTGTGATCTCTTATTTTCGGTTACAACGGGTTTCACCCGCAGTTATTCACATTCTACTCCTTCGGAGTATTTAATGAAAATTTGGGGTATTTTTTGAATTAACAAACTCCAAACTTGACACAAATTCCTCAAATAGAATTTTATTATTTCAATTAAAGAAAAGCATTAAGGAATAATTATGATTAATTTGCAGGGAAATATGTTGATTGCTCAGGGCGGAGGTCCTACTGTAGTAATAAATCAAAGTTTGGTTGGAGCTATTCTTCAAGCACGAAAAAATCCGAATATTACCAAAATTTATGGGGCTTTGCATGGTGTGCGGGGAATCGTGGAAGAGAAATTTCTCGACCTGACAGAAGTTTCTGAAGAAAATCTGGAAATAATTGCTTTAACTCCTTCCTCTGCTTTATTTTCTACTCGTGATAAACCGGATGAAAAATATTGTAGAAACATCTGTGAGATTTTGCAAAAATATAATGTCCGCTATTTCTTCTACATTGGGGGGAATGATTCTGCAGACACATGCCGGCTGATAAATGAATATGCCGAAGATACAGGTTACAAACTTGTTGCAGTGCATATTCCCAAAACCATTGATAACGATCTGCAAGTTACAGACCATTGCCCCGGATTTGGCTCAGCAGCCAGATTTGTGGCTCTGGCATTTGCCGGAGTAAATTATGATAATCGCTCTCTGCCCGGCGTTTATATCGGTGTCGTGATGGGAAGGCATGCCGGTTTTCTTACCGCAGCTTCAGTCTTAGCAAAGAAAGGTGAAGAAGACGGACCGCATTTGATCTACATTCCGGAAAGAGTTTTCGATGAAGAAAAATTTCTTCAGGATGTTGATGCAAATTTTAAAAAATATGGCAGATGTATGATCGCTGTTTCTGAAGGAATTAGCGATAAAGATGGCACTCCAATCGTAACAAAATTTGCTAAGAACGTAGAACACGATGCCCATGGCAATGTGCAATTAAGCGGGATAGGTGCACTTGGTGATCTGCTCGCAGAAAAAATCAAAACCGAACTCCCGCATATAAAACGGGTTCGTGCAGATACTTTCGGCTATTTACAGCGATCCTTCTTGGGCATTGTAAGTGAAACAGATCGCACCGAAGCACGTAAGGTGGGTGAAAAAGCTGTTGATTTTGCCGCAAAGGGCAAATCCGGTTCGGTGGCAATCAAAAGAATCAAAGAATATCAGATTGATTATTTTCTCACAGAATTGAAAAATGTAGCAAAAGTAACTAAGTTGATGCCCGATTCATTTATAAAAAATGATAACTTTGTAACCGATGAATTCATCGAATATGCCTCTCCTTTGGTGGGTGAACTACCCATTCGGGGAATAATTGATGCTCCCTCAGTTTCAAAAAAATAAAAGAGTTGGTAAAATTATGAATATTAAATTTAAAGATATTAATACCGGTATTGTTCAAGCCCGCGCCTCAATAGAGTTTGCACCCGGAGTAATGCTAAACGAAATTACAATATTGAAAAAAGGGCCGAACATCATTGTGGAACTTCCCCAAAAGTCTTTCAAGGGCAAACAAGGAAAAATATTTTACATTGATATAATCACATTCACGAACGAGAATAAGGAAAATTTGTGGAAATTGGAAGTTAAAAACGAATTTGAAAAATGGCGAAAAGCCAATCCCAAGATTGAAGTTTATGAATACGAACAATAAAACCGAAACACGAATTTCATTAATTGGAGTCTGTCCGTTAAGTATAGATTGGACGCAGATGAACGCTGAAAAAAAATGATTTACGCAGATAAAAAATTTAATTACAAAAAGAGTAGTATCAGCGTTTATCTGCCGAATCAGTGTTTTTCTGCGTCGAATCATCCACCAGCTGGTGGAGCCATTGATAAAATAGTAGTTTACGGACAGACTCTAATTATCCCGATGAAATAAAAAAGATATTAATATTTCATTTGCCGGATAGGAAAGAACTATTGAGGTTAAAATAAGATAATGTTTCAAATGAAAAAACTACAGATATGGATTTTGGCAGTGATGATCGGATTTGTTTTTATTGCTAACATCCTAACCGCAGCTGAATCTGGAAATATTAAAAATTTGAGAGAAATCTATCTCAAATTCAATATTTCGGATAGAACGGAATTGGAAACCTTAACAAAAATTGTCTCGATTGATAGCAGAATTGGGAATACCATTTATGCTTACGCCCTCCCAAAACAATTTGAAGAGCTGAAAAAGTTGGGTTATGAACCGGAAATTGTTCCAAAACCGGGCGCTGAAGCAAAAGATTTAACAATGGCTTACACGATTGAAGAAATGGTAAATTGGGATAGATATCCCACCTACGAAGTTTACGTTGAGATGATGAATCGGTTTGCGGAAGACTTTCCTTCAATTTGCTCTCTGCAAAATGTCGGATATTCGATTGAAGGCAGAGAAATATTGTTTTTAAAAATCTCAGATAATGTAGATATTCAAGAAAATGAGCCGGAATTTATGTACACCGCTCAAATGCATGGAGACGAAATCGTTACTTATATTCTGATGTTGCGATTAGCCGATTATCTTCTGAATAATTATGGAGCCGACCCCGAAGCAACTTATTTGGTAAATAATGCGGAAATATGGATAAATCCAATCGCAAATCCTGATGGAACCTATCATGGTGGTAATAATGATATTAGTGGTGCGGTTCGATATAATGCGAATTGGGTAGATCTTAACAGAAATTTTCCCGATCCGGAAGACGGACCTCATCCGGATGGTGAAGCCTGGCAGCCGGAAAATATTATTATGATGGATTTCGCTTCTGAGCACAGTTTTATCCACTCTGCAAATCTGCACAGCGGTGCGGAAGTTTTGAATTATCCCTGGGACACGTGGAATGATCTCCATGCAGATGAGGATTGGTATGTTGAGATTTCAAAAGCCTACGCAGATACCGTTTTTGCAAATTCAACCGGCGGTTATTTTACCGGAGTCAGTTCAAATGGGTATATCCGCGGTTACGTCTGGTACTCGATCAACGGTGGCAGACAGGATTATATGAATTATTTTCAGGCTTGCAGAGAAGTAACCCTCGAACTTTCCAACCAAAAATTGTTAGACGCAGAAGATCTCCCAACTCATTGGCAGTATAACCGGCGTTCATTGATAAATTATATTAAAAATGTATTTTTTGGAATTCGTGGAATAGTAACCGATTCGCTCGGAAATCCACTGGCTGCGAAAATATTCATTTTAAATCATGATTATGATAATTCGGAAGTTTTCACCGATCCTGATGTGGGTGATTATCACAGAATGCTGCTTCCGGGAAGTTATGATTTGGAATTCAGCAGCTATGGGTTTGAAAATCAGATTGTAGAGAATATTAGCGTAATTGATACCGGAGCAACAGCGATTAATGTTGTTCTCGAAAATTCGGCAAGTTATGAAGTGAACGGAACAGTAGTAGATGGCGATTCGCAGTCACCAATCGAAGGCGCAATTATCGAAATACTCGATGCCCCGATTGAGCCGGATACAACCGATATTGCGGGATATTATTCACTCGGAAATGTTTATACCGGAATCTATACTTTCAAGATCAGTGCAGAAAGTTTTCCCTCAATCGTCCAAGAGATTGAAATTTCAGAAAGTAATCATGTGATCAATTTTGAATTATGTTCACCGGATTTCTTTT
Coding sequences within:
- a CDS encoding M14 family zinc carboxypeptidase; protein product: MKKLQIWILAVMIGFVFIANILTAAESGNIKNLREIYLKFNISDRTELETLTKIVSIDSRIGNTIYAYALPKQFEELKKLGYEPEIVPKPGAEAKDLTMAYTIEEMVNWDRYPTYEVYVEMMNRFAEDFPSICSLQNVGYSIEGREILFLKISDNVDIQENEPEFMYTAQMHGDEIVTYILMLRLADYLLNNYGADPEATYLVNNAEIWINPIANPDGTYHGGNNDISGAVRYNANWVDLNRNFPDPEDGPHPDGEAWQPENIIMMDFASEHSFIHSANLHSGAEVLNYPWDTWNDLHADEDWYVEISKAYADTVFANSTGGYFTGVSSNGYIRGYVWYSINGGRQDYMNYFQACREVTLELSNQKLLDAEDLPTHWQYNRRSLINYIKNVFFGIRGIVTDSLGNPLAAKIFILNHDYDNSEVFTDPDVGDYHRMLLPGSYDLEFSSYGFENQIVENISVIDTGATAINVVLENSASYEVNGTVVDGDSQSPIEGAIIEILDAPIEPDTTDIAGYYSLGNVYTGIYTFKISAESFPSIVQEIEISESNHVINFELCSPDFFFDFEQNNGGFISNNTNGWQWGEPTAGEFGAYSGEKVWGTVLAGDYSDNANLALDSPEMNIQANSFLSFFHYHDFEQGNSMYDGGNVKISTDGGNNFSLLYPVSGYDGEISALNEEGFGGTIEDWQEVSFDISEYSGADVIFRWHFASDGSVHDFFGWYIDNVNIYHLNSIDDENYSNENITLLQNYPNPFNPVNSSTNISFSITQDLLNPELNIYNIKGQLVRSIRFDNQSGKNISVYWDGKNNIGKKVTNGIYFYKISTDDYHSKTKKIIIIR
- a CDS encoding 6-phosphofructokinase, with translation MINLQGNMLIAQGGGPTVVINQSLVGAILQARKNPNITKIYGALHGVRGIVEEKFLDLTEVSEENLEIIALTPSSALFSTRDKPDEKYCRNICEILQKYNVRYFFYIGGNDSADTCRLINEYAEDTGYKLVAVHIPKTIDNDLQVTDHCPGFGSAARFVALAFAGVNYDNRSLPGVYIGVVMGRHAGFLTAASVLAKKGEEDGPHLIYIPERVFDEEKFLQDVDANFKKYGRCMIAVSEGISDKDGTPIVTKFAKNVEHDAHGNVQLSGIGALGDLLAEKIKTELPHIKRVRADTFGYLQRSFLGIVSETDRTEARKVGEKAVDFAAKGKSGSVAIKRIKEYQIDYFLTELKNVAKVTKLMPDSFIKNDNFVTDEFIEYASPLVGELPIRGIIDAPSVSKK